In Saccharomonospora marina XMU15, one genomic interval encodes:
- a CDS encoding ABC transporter ATP-binding protein yields MGSRVAAHAHTHDPPRNGWIRRLAAACWRHPVLVVLALGAAVVGVGFQAAIPLLVKAAVDDAVAGETARLGLLAAGLLGLHVLAFGTAFARRYVGGRLALDVQHDLRRSVFSAVSRLDGGKQDSMRTGQIASRAITDLQLVTGILMQVPLSAGSVVFALLALGAMLWMSPLLTLIALVVTPAVAIVVAVSRRRLFPATWSAQQRAADIAQQVEETVTGVRVVKGFGQESREVGKLSATARKLYAERLRAARLSALPTATTSALPAAGQVAVLAVGGILALRGQISLGTFLAFATYVSALVGPARMLASLVVQAQLTRAGAERVHELVDAQPEIHDPSDPQRLPDGPLDIRFEDVRFGYSRSEPVLDGLSLHARPGETLALVGTAGSGKSTTSLLLPRFYDVHQGRILIGGVDVRDVRLSQLRSAIGVVFEEAFLFSTSVRDNIAYGRPDASDEEIVAAAKAAEAHEFISALPDGYDTLVGERGLTLSGGQRQRLGLARALLTDPRVLVLDDATSAVDTVTEAAIHQTLRDVTAARTTLLIAHRRSTLALADRIAVLDGGRVVDVGTSEELSVRCPLFRDLLAGPGDDVEETYRSETLTRDESGITPQLWPSGQGGDEVERLAVSAASRGPDATRPAAGGGGPGARASLDLPPTPDLLRRVRELPAATGTPKLGGADPTAPDPGFRLRGLLRPVRALLGVVVVLVALDALATIALPALYQRGVDDGVRVGVESAVWFAAAAGALVIALDWAVINAQTRLTARTGESVLYLLRVRSYAHLQRLGLDYYERELAGRIMTRMTTDVDALSSFLQTGLATAVVSTLTIAGISGALLVTDPGLALAAFAVLPVLVAATVVFRRLASAAYTEARERVSAVNADMQENVSGLRVAQAYTREERSARDFASRSDAYRRSRLRAQRYVATYFPFVTLLSGAAEAIVLVTGAQRVAAGTLSVGVLLAFLLYLGLFFSPVQQLSSVFDGYQQAKVGLRRIGDLLRTPTSVPVADNPVPVPPRLRGEVELEGVEFTYPGTHTPALRDLSLHVPAGTTVALVGATGAGKSTVVKLVARFHDATQGTVRIDGVDVRDYDLQGLRARLGVVPQEAHLFSGTVADNVRYGRPSATDAEVEAAVRSVGALDAVAALPDGFHQQVGERGRSLSAGQRQLVALARAELVDPDVLLLDEATAALDPATEAVVLRATDELAKKRTTFVVAHRLATAARADEIVVLDHGRIVERGTHAELLGAGGHYADLWRLGG; encoded by the coding sequence CTGGGCCTGCACGTACTCGCCTTCGGCACCGCGTTCGCTCGCCGCTACGTCGGGGGGCGGCTTGCCCTCGACGTGCAGCACGACCTGCGTCGCTCGGTGTTCTCGGCCGTCTCCAGGTTGGACGGCGGCAAGCAGGACTCGATGCGCACCGGGCAGATCGCCTCGCGCGCCATCACCGACCTGCAGCTGGTCACCGGAATCCTGATGCAGGTGCCGCTTTCGGCGGGTTCGGTGGTGTTCGCCCTGCTCGCGCTGGGGGCGATGCTGTGGATGTCGCCGCTGCTCACGCTCATCGCACTGGTCGTGACGCCCGCCGTGGCGATCGTGGTGGCCGTGAGCAGGCGAAGACTGTTTCCCGCCACCTGGTCGGCGCAGCAGCGGGCGGCCGACATCGCCCAGCAGGTCGAGGAGACCGTCACCGGCGTGCGCGTGGTGAAGGGCTTCGGCCAGGAATCCCGTGAGGTCGGCAAACTGTCCGCCACGGCGCGCAAGCTCTACGCCGAGCGGCTGCGCGCGGCCAGGCTCTCGGCGCTGCCGACGGCCACCACCTCGGCGTTGCCCGCGGCGGGACAGGTGGCCGTGCTCGCGGTCGGCGGCATCCTGGCACTGCGCGGGCAGATCAGCCTGGGAACGTTCCTGGCATTCGCCACCTACGTCTCCGCGCTCGTCGGTCCGGCACGGATGCTGGCCAGCCTGGTGGTGCAGGCACAGTTGACGCGTGCGGGTGCGGAACGCGTGCACGAACTCGTCGACGCCCAGCCCGAGATCCACGACCCGAGCGATCCCCAGCGACTGCCCGACGGCCCCCTCGACATCCGGTTCGAGGACGTGCGGTTCGGATACTCGCGCAGCGAGCCGGTGCTGGACGGGCTGTCACTGCACGCCAGACCGGGCGAGACGCTCGCGCTCGTGGGCACGGCGGGCTCGGGCAAGTCGACGACCTCGCTGCTGCTGCCCCGCTTCTACGACGTGCACCAGGGCCGGATCCTCATCGGCGGGGTCGATGTGCGCGACGTCCGCCTTTCGCAGCTGCGCAGCGCCATCGGCGTCGTGTTCGAGGAGGCGTTCCTGTTCTCCACCTCGGTACGCGACAACATCGCCTACGGCAGACCCGACGCCAGTGACGAGGAGATCGTGGCCGCGGCGAAGGCCGCCGAGGCACACGAGTTCATCAGCGCGCTCCCGGACGGCTACGACACGCTGGTGGGCGAACGGGGGCTCACGTTGTCGGGCGGCCAGCGGCAGCGGCTCGGGCTGGCGCGAGCGTTGCTGACCGATCCGAGAGTGCTCGTGCTCGACGACGCCACCTCAGCGGTGGACACGGTGACCGAGGCCGCGATCCACCAGACGCTTCGCGACGTCACCGCGGCCAGGACAACGCTGCTCATCGCCCACCGCCGTTCCACGCTCGCGCTCGCCGACCGCATCGCCGTGCTCGACGGCGGCCGGGTTGTCGACGTCGGCACCTCGGAGGAGCTGTCGGTGCGCTGCCCGCTGTTTCGCGACCTGCTCGCCGGTCCAGGCGACGACGTGGAGGAGACCTACCGCAGCGAGACGCTCACCAGGGACGAGTCCGGGATCACCCCGCAACTGTGGCCGAGCGGGCAAGGCGGCGACGAGGTGGAGCGGCTGGCGGTGTCGGCGGCGAGCCGCGGCCCCGACGCGACCAGGCCCGCTGCGGGAGGTGGCGGACCCGGCGCGCGGGCTTCGCTGGACCTGCCGCCGACGCCGGACCTGCTGCGGCGCGTGCGGGAACTGCCCGCAGCCACCGGGACGCCGAAGCTGGGCGGTGCCGACCCCACCGCGCCGGATCCGGGGTTCCGGCTGCGCGGGCTGCTGCGCCCGGTCAGGGCCCTGCTCGGCGTCGTCGTGGTGCTCGTGGCGCTCGACGCGCTGGCCACCATCGCGTTGCCCGCGCTGTATCAGCGTGGTGTGGACGACGGGGTCCGCGTCGGCGTCGAGTCGGCGGTGTGGTTCGCCGCCGCGGCGGGCGCGCTGGTGATCGCACTCGACTGGGCCGTCATCAACGCGCAGACCCGGCTCACAGCCCGCACCGGCGAGTCGGTGCTGTACCTGCTGCGCGTACGCAGCTACGCCCACCTGCAGCGGCTCGGCCTCGACTACTACGAGCGCGAACTCGCGGGCCGGATCATGACGCGGATGACCACCGACGTCGACGCGCTCTCCTCCTTTCTGCAGACGGGCCTGGCCACGGCGGTGGTCAGCACACTGACCATCGCGGGCATCAGCGGCGCGCTACTGGTGACCGATCCCGGCCTCGCGCTTGCCGCCTTCGCGGTGCTGCCCGTGCTCGTGGCTGCCACGGTGGTGTTCCGCAGGCTGGCTTCGGCCGCCTACACCGAGGCCAGGGAACGTGTCAGCGCCGTCAACGCCGACATGCAGGAGAACGTGAGCGGGTTGCGAGTGGCGCAGGCCTACACGCGCGAGGAGCGCTCGGCGCGTGACTTCGCCTCCCGAAGCGACGCCTACCGCCGGTCCAGGTTGCGGGCGCAGCGCTACGTGGCCACCTACTTCCCGTTCGTCACGCTGCTTTCCGGAGCCGCCGAGGCGATCGTGCTCGTCACGGGTGCGCAACGAGTGGCGGCGGGCACTCTTTCCGTCGGTGTGCTGCTGGCGTTCCTGCTCTATCTGGGCCTGTTCTTCTCCCCGGTGCAGCAGTTGTCGTCGGTGTTCGACGGCTACCAGCAGGCCAAGGTCGGGCTGCGCCGGATCGGCGACCTGCTGCGCACGCCCACATCGGTGCCGGTGGCGGACAACCCCGTGCCGGTACCGCCGCGGCTTCGCGGCGAGGTGGAGCTGGAGGGCGTGGAGTTCACCTACCCCGGCACACACACCCCGGCGCTGCGCGACCTTTCGCTGCACGTGCCGGCGGGTACCACGGTGGCGCTGGTGGGAGCCACCGGCGCAGGCAAGTCCACAGTGGTCAAACTGGTCGCGCGGTTCCACGACGCCACCCAAGGCACCGTGCGCATCGACGGAGTTGACGTGCGCGACTACGACCTGCAAGGGCTGCGTGCCCGGCTGGGAGTGGTGCCGCAGGAGGCGCACCTGTTCTCCGGGACGGTCGCCGACAACGTGCGCTACGGCAGGCCGTCGGCCACCGATGCGGAGGTGGAGGCCGCCGTTCGTTCGGTGGGAGCGCTGGATGCGGTGGCCGCGCTGCCCGACGGGTTCCACCAGCAGGTCGGCGAGCGTGGCCGGTCGCTTTCGGCGGGGCAACGGCAGCTCGTCGCGCTGGCCAGGGCGGAGTTGGTTGACCCGGACGTGCTGCTGCTGGACGAGGCCACAGCGGCGCTGGACCCGGCGACCGAGGCGGTGGTGTTGCGGGCCACCGACGAACTCGCGAAGAAGCGTACGACGTTCGTGGTCGCTCACCGCCTGGCCACCGCCGCCAGGGCCGACGAGATCGTGGTGCTCGACCACGGCCGCATCGTCGAGCGAGGCACCCACGCCGAACTGCTCGGGGCAGGCGGCCACTACGCCGACCTGTGGCGACTGGGCGGCTGA
- a CDS encoding immunity 26/phosphotriesterase HocA family protein translates to MELRTNLQYLKKSNKAPRPGDVFVLRPPTDRYLFGRVIGVDLQFPKAPMSGAMLVYIYSVEREDKQPPLDELTPDRLLVPPIYTNKKGWTVGIFETVLHRELERADELERYCFWDGLRKKYVNEEREVLPQRFEPCGTWGLVSYRMLDDMVSDALGIERAPEHPNDNRND, encoded by the coding sequence GTGGAGCTTCGTACAAATCTGCAGTATCTGAAGAAATCCAACAAGGCGCCGCGGCCGGGTGACGTGTTCGTGCTGCGGCCACCGACCGACCGCTACTTGTTCGGTCGGGTGATCGGGGTGGATCTGCAGTTTCCGAAGGCGCCGATGTCGGGTGCGATGCTTGTCTATATCTACAGTGTTGAGCGCGAGGACAAGCAGCCACCGCTCGACGAGTTGACGCCGGACCGGCTGCTCGTTCCTCCGATTTACACCAACAAGAAGGGCTGGACAGTCGGCATCTTCGAAACGGTGCTGCACCGCGAGTTGGAACGCGCGGACGAGTTGGAACGGTACTGTTTCTGGGACGGCCTTCGAAAGAAGTACGTCAACGAGGAGAGGGAAGTCCTCCCGCAGCGGTTCGAGCCGTGTGGCACCTGGGGTCTTGTGAGCTACCGGATGCTGGACGACATGGTTTCGGATGCACTCGGCATTGAGCGCGCCCCGGAACACCCCAACGACAATCGCAACGATTGA